The following proteins are encoded in a genomic region of Gemmatimonadota bacterium:
- a CDS encoding type II toxin-antitoxin system HicA family toxin, giving the protein MKRRDLIKELTDEGCYLKRHGGRHDIYANPQNNMQAPIPRHREIRESLCKLIKKQLGID; this is encoded by the coding sequence TTGAAGCGAAGAGACCTTATAAAAGAATTGACTGATGAAGGATGTTACTTGAAAAGGCATGGTGGAAGGCATGACATTTATGCTAATCCCCAGAACAATATGCAAGCACCAATACCAAGACATCGAGAAATTAGAGAAAGTTTATGTAAATTGATCAAAAAACAACTGGGAATAGATTAG
- a CDS encoding type II toxin-antitoxin system HicB family antitoxin, with the protein MIRSFTLDFWIDDGWYVGKLREIPGVFSQGANLEELKINIKDAYDLMMAETTQTPVEKSGSVELKMEIP; encoded by the coding sequence ATGATTAGAAGTTTCACATTGGATTTTTGGATAGACGATGGTTGGTATGTTGGGAAACTACGTGAGATTCCTGGTGTATTCAGCCAGGGTGCAAACCTGGAAGAATTAAAAATAAACATCAAAGACGCTTATGATCTGATGATGGCAGAAACAACGCAGACTCCTGTAGAAAAGTCCGGCTCAGTAGAACTGAAAATGGAAATACCTTGA
- a CDS encoding type II toxin-antitoxin system Phd/YefM family antitoxin has protein sequence MDTHDNNSTDIQTIKASEFKAKCLKLMDEVADSGTEIVITKNGRPVSRLVPYREKNFGKDRDKIRILGDIIEPIGVTWEAEKGKTW, from the coding sequence ATGGATACGCACGACAATAATTCGACTGATATCCAGACGATCAAGGCATCGGAGTTCAAGGCCAAATGCCTCAAGCTAATGGACGAGGTTGCCGACAGTGGCACCGAAATTGTCATTACCAAGAATGGCCGGCCTGTGTCGCGTCTCGTTCCCTATCGCGAGAAAAATTTTGGCAAGGATCGGGACAAAATTCGCATTCTCGGCGACATTATTGAACCGATTGGCGTGACTTGGGAAGCGGAGAAGGGTAAGACGTGGTAG